The genomic region CGGCCCGCACGGGTGCCGGCATCGGGTGATCCGCACCCTTCACCGAACGCCAGATGACTTCGTTGAACTTGAGATCGTCGTTGGCGTCTTCGCGGGCGAAGTTGAATTTTTCCCGTGCGCCCCACGCGGCCAGACTGTTGGTGGCGTGCAAATCCACCGTGGCCGGCAGCGCCTCATAGGGACGCGTGTCCGCCGCGGCGTGGAATGCGTTGAACATCGGTGTCGCCGCCGCATCGAATTGCGTCATCGGCTGCAACCCGAGAATCAGCTCCATCGTGCGCAGCATGCTGGAGGTTGAATACAGCGTCGAATCCGTGCCGCGGCCGCGCGTGTAGGGGCTGATCGCCAGCGCCACCGTGCGATGCGCGTCCACGTGATCAGGGCCGTTTTGCGCGTCGTCCTCGACGACAAAAATCGCCGTGCTCGGCCAGAATTTGGAGCGGCTGACCGCTTCCACCACCCGGCCCAGTGCCGCGTCGTTGTCGGCGACGTAGGCGGTGGGTGTCAACGTGCCGGCCGTCACGCCGTGCGTGTGATCATTGGGCAGGCGCACGATTTGGAGCTGCGGCATTTCCCCTTCCGCTTCGAACCGGTGCAATTCACTGATGAAGCGGTCGGCGCGTTTTGCGTCGGGATAATTGAGATCAAAGCTGCGGAACCACGGATCGAAGTGGCCTCCCAACGCCTTCACGCGGCTCGTGGCCGGCTCCTTGGTGGAGCGGGCGTTCTGCACAAACTCGCCATAGCTGCGGTAGCTCACCCCGGCGGCGTGGGCGCGATCCCACAGGTAACCGCTGGCCGGCGCCGCGATGGGAAAGACGCCCTCGCTCGGATAGGGAAACTTGGACTGCTTGTGGCCGTAGTTCAGCGGCCAGGTTTTCTCGACAAAATCCGTCGCGTAGGCGGCCATGCTCCACTCGTGGCCGTCGGCGCTGACTTCGCCTTCCGCGTAAAAATTGTCCAGCAGCACGAAGTCGCGGGCGAGCCGGTGATGGTTCGGGGTGACGCGCTCGGGAAAGAGGCACAGCGTCGCGTCACCGTTGCCCTCCGCCATGTCGCCAAAAACCTGATCGTAGGTGCGGTTTTCCTTGATGATGTAAATGCAGTGCGTGATCGGACCGGGGTCACCGGGCTTTGCCGGAATCGGATTGCCGGCCGGGCGCGCCGCGCTGACGGCGGCATCGGCCCGCAGCGGCGTGCATTGCAACACCGTCGCGGTCCACGCGGCCATCTGCGTTGCGAGCTGTTTGCGGGACGGCAGGTCGATCACACTCAACGTGCCGCGAAACAACTTGGCGATGTATTCCTCGTTGGAACGGCCGGGCGCCGGTTGCGGCCCGTGCGGATTGGCGCTGGCCACGTTGCCCTTGCCGTTGGTAACGAGGAGCCGCCGGCCATCGGGCGTCACGCGCACCGACGTGGGATACCAGCCGACCGGGATGAAACCGAGCGCGCGGCTTTTGCCGGGCTGCGCAACGTCGAACACACCGACAGCATTGATGTTCGCGTTGGCCACGAACAACAACTCCTCATCCGGCGAAAGCGCGAGGCTGTTCGGCGTGGCGCCGCGCGGCGAGGCTGGGAACAGCGTGGCCCAGATGGTCTCCGCCGGGCGGCCGGTGCGCGTGTCGAGGACCGTGACCGTGTTGTCGTTGGCGTTGGCCACGAACAGGAATTTACCATCGCGGCGCAACGCCATTTCGCACGGATGCTCGCCCACCGGCCAATGCGCCACGACCCGTTCGGACTTCAAATCCACCACGGCGACGCCCGCCGCGCCCCACAAGCTCACATACAAACGACCGTGCTTTTCATCCAATGCGCAGGCATATGGAAACACGGCGTCCGGATTTTTGGCCAGCGCCGCGGCCTTCGCGCGCTTGGTGGCGGCGGCCGTGTCGAAGTCCGGTTCCGGTGCGGGCAGACCAACGGCCGTGGCCTGTTGATTGGTGGTCAGCCGGATGTTGCGGACCGATTTGTCACCCAGATTCACGCGTGACACTTCGTCGCCCCATACATTGGCCGCGAACAAGGTCCGCCCTGCGGCATCAATCGCCAGACCCGCGGGCACGCCGCGCTCTTCGACGGTTCGCAGGGCGAAGCGCTGGCGGTGCGTGAGCTCACCATCCGCAAACGAAAACGCCAGCACCGTCTCGCGGCTGGCCCCGCTGCAATAGAGCATTTTACCGTCGCGGCTGAACGTGAGGCCGTAGAAC from Verrucomicrobiia bacterium harbors:
- a CDS encoding SMP-30/gluconolactonase/LRE family protein, with product MRFRLCPVLTTLGLAAFLGVVGPRGFAAEPVLRPGPRPDGSMLLPNQWSLRPAGEQIELADFPVNIAVHPAGKFAAILHCGYSAHEVLVVDLAAQKVVSHTRLPEAFYGLTFSRDGKMLYCSGASRETVLAFSFADGELTHRQRFALRTVEERGVPAGLAIDAAGRTLFAANVWGDEVSRVNLGDKSVRNIRLTTNQQATAVGLPAPEPDFDTAAATKRAKAAALAKNPDAVFPYACALDEKHGRLYVSLWGAAGVAVVDLKSERVVAHWPVGEHPCEMALRRDGKFLFVANANDNTVTVLDTRTGRPAETIWATLFPASPRGATPNSLALSPDEELLFVANANINAVGVFDVAQPGKSRALGFIPVGWYPTSVRVTPDGRRLLVTNGKGNVASANPHGPQPAPGRSNEEYIAKLFRGTLSVIDLPSRKQLATQMAAWTATVLQCTPLRADAAVSAARPAGNPIPAKPGDPGPITHCIYIIKENRTYDQVFGDMAEGNGDATLCLFPERVTPNHHRLARDFVLLDNFYAEGEVSADGHEWSMAAYATDFVEKTWPLNYGHKQSKFPYPSEGVFPIAAPASGYLWDRAHAAGVSYRSYGEFVQNARSTKEPATSRVKALGGHFDPWFRSFDLNYPDAKRADRFISELHRFEAEGEMPQLQIVRLPNDHTHGVTAGTLTPTAYVADNDAALGRVVEAVSRSKFWPSTAIFVVEDDAQNGPDHVDAHRTVALAISPYTRGRGTDSTLYSTSSMLRTMELILGLQPMTQFDAAATPMFNAFHAAADTRPYEALPATVDLHATNSLAAWGAREKFNFAREDANDDLKFNEVIWRSVKGADHPMPAPVRAGFVLVRTDDDDDD